The Enterococcus sp. 7F3_DIV0205 genome has a window encoding:
- a CDS encoding helix-turn-helix domain-containing protein has translation MIAIGSKLKELRESKKITQKELAEFLNVTPQTISKWERDKSYPDLDTLVKLSKYFQISTDKLLGNNKHSFFETLFSKKEGKAKMKKEIRMDDESIYGSEKILVFGITSMMTDYEVYTGLLVTKMNNLARTNNLGATIQAYSVSKIDEKGKEADRILLCPELSYAKEEIKRKFPEIPVTVISKKEYAALNAEKILKEALA, from the coding sequence GTGATAGCAATAGGAAGTAAATTAAAGGAACTGAGAGAATCAAAAAAAATAACTCAAAAAGAATTAGCTGAATTTCTTAATGTCACACCTCAAACTATTTCGAAATGGGAACGTGATAAGAGCTACCCAGATCTAGATACCTTGGTAAAACTTAGCAAGTATTTTCAAATTTCTACGGATAAGCTTTTAGGAAATAACAAGCACTCTTTTTTTGAGACTCTCTTTTCAAAGAAGGAAGGAAAAGCGAAAATGAAGAAAGAAATTAGGATGGATGATGAGTCGATTTATGGAAGTGAAAAAATTCTGGTTTTCGGCATTACTAGTATGATGACCGATTATGAAGTGTACACGGGATTATTAGTGACAAAGATGAATAATCTGGCAAGAACCAATAATCTTGGGGCAACGATTCAAGCGTATAGCGTTTCTAAAATAGATGAAAAAGGCAAAGAAGCAGACCGGATTTTATTATGTCCAGAACTTAGTTATGCGAAAGAGGAAATCAAACGTAAATTTCCTGAAATTCCAGTGACAGTCATTTCTAAAAAAGAGTATGCTGCGTTAAATGCTGAGAAAATATTGAAGGAGGCGTTAGCGTAG
- the truA gene encoding tRNA pseudouridine(38-40) synthase TruA, giving the protein MRNIKLTIEYDGTRYSGWQRLGDSDKTIQGKIENILTQMTGTKTEIIGSGRTDAGTHARGQIANFKTSAATSLPEMLEFLNRYLPRDIVIKKVEEVPERFHARYNATGKKYSYYIWNAGVPSAFERNYSFHYSDELDFELMNAACLKLIGTHDFIGFSSLKKTKKSTTRTIDELSIQKEGDMLHFTFVGNGFLYKMVRIIMGTLLEIGSGTMDIETIDEIFERKVRSDAGMTVPSQGLFLDEVYY; this is encoded by the coding sequence ATGAGAAACATTAAACTAACAATTGAATATGACGGTACGAGATATTCCGGCTGGCAAAGACTTGGTGATTCGGATAAAACAATTCAAGGTAAAATCGAGAACATTCTGACACAAATGACAGGAACAAAAACAGAAATTATCGGTTCAGGTAGAACCGATGCAGGAACACATGCCAGAGGACAAATCGCTAATTTTAAAACAAGTGCTGCCACAAGTTTGCCTGAGATGCTTGAATTTTTAAATCGTTATCTCCCCCGTGATATCGTCATAAAAAAAGTAGAGGAAGTTCCTGAAAGATTTCATGCTCGATATAATGCAACTGGGAAAAAATATAGTTATTATATTTGGAATGCTGGAGTTCCTTCTGCATTTGAACGTAACTATAGTTTTCATTATTCAGATGAACTAGATTTTGAATTAATGAATGCGGCTTGTCTAAAATTGATTGGAACACATGATTTCATTGGCTTTTCTTCTCTTAAAAAGACGAAAAAATCAACGACACGGACAATTGATGAGCTTTCAATTCAAAAAGAGGGGGATATGCTGCATTTTACCTTTGTTGGTAATGGATTTTTGTATAAAATGGTGCGAATCATTATGGGGACTCTTTTAGAAATTGGCAGTGGAACGATGGATATAGAAACAATTGATGAAATATTTGAACGCAAAGTCAGAAGTGATGCTGGAATGACGGTTCCTTCTCAAGGACTTTTTCTTGATGAAGTTTATTATTAG
- a CDS encoding alpha/beta hydrolase, whose amino-acid sequence MLNFDISTMRKNIREIDEKRDAGLTEPDSLEKIRNLSYGPYGIENTFDIYYPKNTDQCLPTIVNIHGGGFFYGDKELYRFYTMYLATQGFTVVNFNYRLAPDHQYPAPLEDINALMNWLMLHGEKYYVDLDRLFLVGDSAGGQLVEQYAVLISNTAYAQKFPFEIASVQFKAVALNCGAYFIGQNSAINQDFPFYFGETVTPALEAQFPVESYITADFPPAFVATASHDFLKDAAQPFADLLIAKGIETTCKIYANQDHTELGHVFHLNQKSEIATQCNEDEITFFKRFF is encoded by the coding sequence ATGCTAAATTTTGACATTTCAACAATGAGGAAGAATATACGTGAAATTGACGAAAAGCGTGATGCAGGGTTAACTGAACCAGATTCACTAGAAAAAATCAGAAACTTATCTTATGGACCTTATGGTATTGAGAATACTTTTGATATCTACTATCCAAAAAACACTGACCAATGTCTACCGACAATCGTCAATATTCATGGCGGTGGTTTCTTCTACGGTGATAAAGAACTTTACCGCTTTTATACAATGTATTTAGCAACACAAGGATTTACCGTGGTAAACTTCAATTATCGATTAGCCCCAGATCATCAATATCCCGCACCTTTGGAAGATATTAATGCTTTGATGAATTGGTTGATGCTACATGGTGAAAAATATTATGTCGATTTAGATCGGCTCTTCTTGGTTGGTGATAGCGCTGGCGGTCAGTTAGTTGAACAATATGCAGTGCTCATCAGTAATACTGCCTACGCGCAAAAATTTCCATTTGAAATAGCCTCTGTCCAATTTAAAGCTGTCGCCCTGAATTGTGGTGCCTATTTTATTGGTCAAAACAGCGCAATCAATCAAGATTTTCCATTTTACTTTGGCGAAACAGTGACGCCTGCACTTGAAGCACAATTTCCAGTTGAAAGCTATATTACGGCTGATTTCCCACCCGCTTTTGTTGCAACAGCTTCACATGATTTTCTAAAAGATGCTGCGCAACCCTTTGCTGACTTATTGATAGCCAAGGGGATCGAAACAACCTGTAAAATTTATGCTAATCAAGATCATACTGAGCTTGGACATGTTTTTCATCTCAATCAAAAAAGTGAGATCGCTACACAGTGTAACGAAGACGAAATTACTTTTTTCAAGCGTTTTTTTTAA
- a CDS encoding DUF998 domain-containing protein, with amino-acid sequence MTVLKKYGVHFLLLGAISDFFTPYILGIFYPEMNQMTMVISVFGDIASPVRQEFLIWSVISGVFFVLAIPAVYKIFNNTSTVLACLLTLAIGLYGVGDCIFTGLFSIDTEQSTWNLSTWIHNIGSGLGYAGFLIFPFLLFLLYRKQGKMTHSKLYLILLLISVLFASIYGLARIPVINQLPLLSQIGFWQRVSFIFNYLPIVVFALDQIKNGKGTV; translated from the coding sequence ATGACTGTGTTAAAAAAATATGGTGTTCACTTTTTATTGTTAGGTGCAATCAGTGATTTTTTCACGCCTTATATTCTAGGTATTTTTTATCCTGAAATGAATCAAATGACAATGGTGATTAGTGTATTCGGAGATATAGCAAGCCCAGTTCGACAAGAATTTTTGATTTGGTCGGTGATATCAGGAGTATTCTTTGTTTTAGCAATTCCTGCCGTATATAAGATCTTTAATAACACTTCGACAGTACTGGCTTGTTTACTAACGCTGGCTATTGGCTTGTATGGTGTGGGGGATTGTATTTTTACGGGATTGTTTAGCATTGATACTGAGCAATCAACTTGGAATCTTTCTACGTGGATCCATAATATTGGTTCAGGATTAGGCTATGCTGGATTTTTGATTTTCCCTTTTCTTTTATTTTTACTTTACCGAAAACAAGGAAAAATGACCCATAGTAAACTGTATTTAATTTTATTGCTGATCAGTGTTCTTTTTGCGAGTATTTACGGGCTAGCTCGTATTCCTGTAATCAATCAATTACCACTACTGAGTCAAATTGGATTTTGGCAACGGGTTAGTTTTATTTTTAACTATTTGCCAATTGTGGTTTTTGCTTTAGATCAAATCAAAAATGGAAAAGGGACAGTTTAG
- a CDS encoding ArsR/SmtB family transcription factor: MNYERLSLILKAMADPNRMKIIDLLSYSSMCACDVLKHFDFTQPTLSHHMKVLEKAGIVSVNKQKQWHYYTLQEEFVREFMSAMAQLLSDSGTDCLCQKKEDTATKSDETLRNHTNKEKIIK; this comes from the coding sequence ATGAATTATGAAAGACTTTCATTGATACTCAAAGCTATGGCTGATCCTAATAGAATGAAAATAATCGATCTTCTTTCATACAGCAGCATGTGCGCTTGTGATGTGTTGAAACATTTTGACTTTACTCAACCAACTCTCTCTCACCATATGAAAGTTCTAGAAAAAGCTGGAATCGTCTCAGTCAATAAGCAAAAACAATGGCATTACTACACCTTACAAGAGGAATTTGTCAGGGAATTTATGAGCGCCATGGCACAATTACTTTCTGATAGCGGCACAGACTGCCTGTGTCAAAAAAAGGAAGATACGGCAACAAAATCAGATGAAACACTAAGGAATCATACCAATAAGGAGAAAATTATTAAATGA
- a CDS encoding ROK family protein yields the protein MYYLSIDIGGTYIKYGLIDRAGNFIQTWRQPTPKTLESFKKMIVSQLETQQGKIKGIAMSCPGRIDSAKGYVHTGGALLFLYDFPMKEWIASVSDLPFAVINDGKAAALAEWWIGNLKDVRNGAAVVLGTGIGGGLILDNHLHQGPNFQAGELSFLIRQSPNPKQPQLFGFHGSAVKFMAEAASIIDVSKEDHIAVFKAISNQTSIALTSLFENYCRDIAILLIDMQVLLDLEKIVIGGGISAQDSLIKMIKTQYSNLRQDETLLGQTFSPLIIEACAFQNSANLLGALYQLFVELDETLG from the coding sequence ATGTATTATTTAAGTATTGACATTGGCGGAACTTATATCAAATATGGACTGATCGATCGGGCTGGAAATTTTATCCAAACATGGCGCCAACCAACACCCAAAACGTTGGAATCGTTCAAAAAAATGATAGTTTCTCAATTAGAAACACAACAAGGAAAAATAAAAGGAATCGCCATGAGTTGTCCGGGCAGAATCGATTCAGCTAAAGGCTATGTTCACACAGGTGGTGCTTTGCTATTTCTTTATGATTTCCCTATGAAAGAGTGGATTGCTAGTGTTAGTGACTTGCCATTTGCGGTAATCAATGACGGAAAAGCAGCAGCTTTAGCCGAATGGTGGATTGGTAATTTGAAAGATGTTAGAAACGGTGCAGCAGTCGTTTTAGGAACTGGTATTGGTGGTGGATTGATTCTAGATAATCATTTACACCAAGGACCTAATTTTCAAGCGGGTGAACTTAGCTTTCTAATTCGACAGTCACCGAATCCCAAACAACCACAACTCTTTGGTTTTCATGGATCAGCTGTAAAATTCATGGCGGAAGCTGCTTCTATTATAGACGTTTCAAAAGAAGATCACATAGCTGTTTTTAAGGCTATATCAAATCAAACCTCAATTGCTTTGACTAGCCTATTTGAAAATTATTGTCGGGATATCGCGATTCTTCTAATTGATATGCAGGTCTTACTAGACTTAGAAAAAATCGTGATCGGCGGTGGAATCAGTGCGCAAGATAGTTTGATCAAAATGATTAAAACCCAATATTCCAATCTTAGACAAGATGAAACCCTGCTGGGTCAAACTTTTTCCCCACTTATTATCGAAGCTTGTGCCTTCCAAAACTCTGCAAATTTATTAGGTGCTTTGTACCAACTGTTTGTTGAGCTTGATGAAACGCTTGGTTAA
- a CDS encoding phosphatase PAP2 family protein — translation MLEKMSDSRKITIVVAIFAVLLGIGTFGDLAISNAVMSQNSYIATFLQNYACFPVGVVIMMSGEIIIHYGVRSSQPVIAKLLIAAAGVGLSLYGIWYYLKFAIQYTLSSIQNVEHNRPIGQANNDGGVNPTLPTFINIIICIVVFAIATLIVQKWLSRKTSEELERLMRVAILGVAVAFVYLMCVEEVKILWGRVRPYELNAAQDNFTPWYKMNGPTGHKSFPSGHSCESMFAVFFPLYASPKNTKLRKRLLIFGVTWGAITAISRVLLGCHFFSDATMGAFIILFLVFVGTRCAQLKLID, via the coding sequence ATGTTGGAAAAAATGTCAGATAGTAGAAAAATTACAATTGTTGTCGCCATATTTGCGGTTTTACTTGGGATTGGTACGTTTGGGGATTTAGCAATCTCAAATGCAGTGATGAGTCAAAATTCATACATTGCAACATTCTTACAAAACTACGCTTGCTTTCCAGTAGGTGTCGTGATTATGATGAGTGGGGAAATTATCATACATTACGGGGTTCGATCGAGCCAGCCTGTGATTGCGAAATTATTGATTGCTGCCGCAGGGGTGGGACTTTCCCTGTATGGAATTTGGTATTATTTAAAATTTGCTATCCAGTATACACTGTCTTCAATTCAAAATGTAGAACACAATCGCCCAATCGGTCAAGCGAATAATGATGGTGGCGTTAATCCTACGCTACCAACGTTTATCAATATCATTATTTGTATCGTGGTTTTTGCCATAGCAACATTAATTGTTCAAAAATGGTTAAGTCGTAAAACGTCGGAAGAGCTTGAGCGTTTGATGCGAGTAGCTATTTTAGGCGTTGCAGTGGCTTTTGTTTATCTAATGTGCGTAGAAGAAGTCAAGATTTTATGGGGACGTGTTCGTCCGTATGAACTAAATGCTGCTCAAGATAATTTTACACCATGGTACAAAATGAATGGTCCGACGGGTCATAAGTCATTTCCTTCAGGTCATTCTTGTGAAAGTATGTTTGCTGTTTTTTTCCCGTTATATGCTAGCCCTAAAAATACTAAGTTACGTAAGCGATTATTGATTTTTGGTGTGACATGGGGAGCCATTACGGCAATCAGCAGAGTACTATTAGGTTGTCACTTCTTTAGTGAT